The Cryptomeria japonica chromosome 2, Sugi_1.0, whole genome shotgun sequence region AAAAATATTTCTTCGCTGATCTTATTAATCAGAAATTTGAAAAAATTTATAGTGCTGTTGGGATGTTCCACCACTGAGCTATCAGCTCTTTTGTTGATTGGTCTTTGGTTCGTGTGTGCCTTATTTTTTGAGCTATACTCTAGATGTTCGGGGATTCTAATTTGGCCTGGCTTTGCTAATTTAGGTCCTAATACCAAGTTAAGCTTTTTCATGGACCACTTTAAATGTTGAACCTAAACCTCCCCTTTTCTGCTGGATTGCTCTAGCATTGAACTAAAAACTATCGGCCCCCTTGATGACTAGTTTATCTTTAATTCAGATGAGACTATCCAATGCTTCTCTGACAGCATGCCCAATTTTACATCATAGGAATAAATAGAAAGTGTCTTTAAAAGCATATTTCTATAGACAAAAAAAATCTTTGTAATAAAATTGATTGAACTAAAGTGTCAACTGAGTTATAACAtcgtcaaaataaataaaaaactactTACTATATTCTAGAATAAGCGAACCCACTTTTGATGATTCATATGTACAGCTTTGGCTTTACTGATATTAAAATCAATCTCATCTCATGTTTTTACGATGAAATTTTGTAGAACTAACCAGAAAATTGGCTTAGCCCTCCTCCCTTGCCCAAGCTCCTCAATTAGATCGAATTACTGAGAAGAAAATCCTTCACCGAATTTATAAGTATTATTGGAGATGCTTTTCCTCAATGATTTCTCTTTTATTAGACCTTTAACACGTCTGTTAGAAATTTACATCTATTCCTGATGTGTTGATACGTTGGAGAGTGAtgtattgaaaaaaatatttaaccaatttttattttcattttttttataatttttctcacctTTGACCTCTAAACCAAGCTCATAATTGTATTATTTTATATAGCGTCTTTATAGAATCGAATGCAAATTGGTCCAACAAATAATTACGTGTGTCTATAAAACCAAGTATAGGAAACCATTCTTAGCCAGCTTACTGTTATAGTTTAATGGGAGATCATGCTTAATTCTGTTACCATTGTGCAGTCACAACACAAATCAGAAGAGGTCGTAGGATTGATGCAAAAAATACAGTCCAAGGAGAAAATAGTTAGGTAAGCTTACATTGGCTACATGCCTAACATTTTTTCTCAGCGTCTTTATATCTTATTTGATTTAACTTTCAGGAAGAAATAATTTCATTCTACTTTTCATGTTAGGACTTTAATGGGGCAGGAACTGTCTTCTTTGTCTTTCACTGACTTGGAACAATTGGAGTACCAGGTTCAACTAGGAGTGAATAGAATAAGAGTGAGAAAGGTAATTTTTTTAAGTAGCTGCATTTCGAATCTTTTTTATTCAAAACCATTTTTGGAGTTTTCATATGCCTACCATGGTCTTCAGCACTTATAACCCGGTGTATTAGTGTAAAATGGAATTGAATTTGGTGGTAAACATAGGAATTAAGAAAATATTAAATACACTTGTTTTTACAATATGACAACCCATGTCGATTATGGCATTTAGAATTTTGTTTTTTAGTTTATTTGATTGTTGTTAGATGCTGTGGCAGAACCAACTTGTGGAGGAGCTCCAAAGGAGGGTAAGACCTATATTCAATCAATCTTTAATTTGAGGTTTTATGTATAAATATTGAATGAACATCCTTGTCTAGTTTTTTCATTGTGAATTCCTTGAGGAATGATATTTTTATATCTGATCTGATTCTCAACTGACATACTGTTGGAATAACTCAGGACGATGAGTTACGAAGAGATAATGATGCACTGCACAAAATGGTACGTCCACAAATTTATGTTGTCTAATATAGAAGATTATCACTCCATAGAATGTAATTTATCTATTGTAGATTATCATTCTATAGAATGTAACTATCTATATTGTTATAGATGCAGCTCTCTGAAGAAGGAAAACATGTAGAGAGAATTGTCAACAATAATGTTGGGATTCCATCAACTGTAATAGCTACCAGCCCTTGGCAGCAAAACTTTCTGCAACCATGGCAGGGGTAGATTCTATTCTTCCATTATTAACAAATCTAGTGCAGATTGTTATTCTATTCATTAATTATTTGGAGCTTAGCAAACGTAGACTCGGCTGTTTACTTCAAACCCTTTTGATATTCTGGCTTTGAAATGCACACTTAGATTGTTTTAGTATCACTTGATAATGAGACTCATGGGTGTATTGTATGAATTGTTTTCAGAAATAAATCACTGGCACGTCTACCTGAGCAGGAGCATCGTCACTCCATAATGCAAGGGTGGCAGTGATCAAAGTATTTCTATACCATACAATTGATGCCAAATTGCAGTAGTTTTAGATGGTTTTGATGTCATGGTGGAGCCAAAAGGTCATGGATACGTtgttaaataaattacaaataatttgATGGGTATGTAAGAACTGTTAGTGCCTGTCCTATTATTTGAACAAAAATGTTTAAGACCTTTTTTTTCATTaaattaaatttttgttttttattttttcaaaataaattaaagataGATTTTAAGAGATCCCACTCTTTTAAGAAtatcaataaaaatatattaaagaatTTCATTTAATGATGAGGGACAATATGGAATGAAGAGCTGAAGACTGTAAAACATCATAAATCAAAGTAGGGGTAATAAAAGGCAAGCTCAGGACCACACTTTAACAGCAGATCAAGCAATTCAAAGCAGTTTGATGCTGTACTATTTCAGGGAATTTTATAAAATATTGTGAAACTATTATTGCTTGAAAATTATTAtggattatttttttaaaaaaatatgtataCACAGAAATTACATTGTGCTGCTGCACAAAAAC contains the following coding sequences:
- the LOC131051390 gene encoding truncated transcription factor CAULIFLOWER D isoform X1, encoding MLVFSVSGQPSFFGKLSPPLEKERMGRGRIEVKKIEDKKSRVVTFCKRRAGLMKKAQELSVLCDAQVGLVIFSQTGKLSRFSSPRDIDEIIRMYYEYIEGCNKSPHESQHKSEEVVGLMQKIQSKEKIVRTLMGQELSSLSFTDLEQLEYQVQLGVNRIRVRKMLWQNQLVEELQRRDDELRRDNDALHKMMQLSEEGKHVERIVNNNVGIPSTVIATSPWQQNFLQPWQGNKSLARLPEQEHRHSIMQGWQ
- the LOC131051390 gene encoding truncated transcription factor CAULIFLOWER A isoform X4; translated protein: MLVFSVSGQPSFFGKLSPPLEKERMGRGRIEVKKIEDKKSRVVTFCKRRAGLMKKAQELSVLCDAQVGLVIFSQTGKLSRFSSPRDIDEIIRMYYEYIEGCNKSPHESQHKSEEVVGLMQKIQSKEKIVRTLMGQELSSLSFTDLEQLEYQVQLGVNRIRVRKNQLVEELQRRDDELRRDNDALHKMLSEEGKHVERIVNNNVGIPSTVIATSPWQQNFLQPWQGNKSLARLPEQEHRHSIMQGWQ
- the LOC131051390 gene encoding MADS-box transcription factor 23 isoform X5, which translates into the protein MGRGGIEVKKIDDKKNRVITFCKRRAGLIKKARELSVLCDAQVGLVIFSQTGKLFRFSSPRDIDEIIRMYYEYIEGCNKSPHESQHKSEEVVGLMQKIQSKEKIVRTLMGQELSSLSFTDLEQLEYQVQLGVNRIRVRKMLWQNQLVEELQRRDDELRRDNDALHKMMQLSEEGKHVERIVNNNVGIPSTVIATSPWQQNFLQPWQGNKSLARLPEQEHRHSIMQGWQ
- the LOC131051390 gene encoding truncated transcription factor CAULIFLOWER A isoform X3 translates to MLVFSVSGQPSFFGKLSPPLEKERMGRGRIEVKKIEDKKSRVVTFCKRRAGLMKKAQELSVLCDAQVGLVIFSQTGKLSRFSSPRDIDEIIRMYYEYIEGCNKSPHESQHKSEEVVGLMQKIQSKEKIVRTLMGQELSSLSFTDLEQLEYQVQLGVNRIRVRKNQLVEELQRRDDELRRDNDALHKMMQLSEEGKHVERIVNNNVGIPSTVIATSPWQQNFLQPWQGNKSLARLPEQEHRHSIMQGWQ
- the LOC131051390 gene encoding truncated transcription factor CAULIFLOWER D isoform X2, giving the protein MLVFSVSGQPSFFGKLSPPLEKERMGRGRIEVKKIEDKKSRVVTFCKRRAGLMKKAQELSVLCDAQVGLVIFSQTGKLSRFSSPRDIDEIIRMYYEYIEGCNKSPHESQHKSEEVVGLMQKIQSKEKIVRTLMGQELSSLSFTDLEQLEYQVQLGVNRIRVRKMLWQNQLVEELQRRDDELRRDNDALHKMLSEEGKHVERIVNNNVGIPSTVIATSPWQQNFLQPWQGNKSLARLPEQEHRHSIMQGWQ